A portion of the Rhinopithecus roxellana isolate Shanxi Qingling chromosome 19, ASM756505v1, whole genome shotgun sequence genome contains these proteins:
- the ABHD15 gene encoding protein ABHD15: MTVWSPSLGLQSPHVSMANTALPGSCPPHSLPAAGVPSLPGGSGSSHPLLPLVAIAVQRAGAEVGAGRGQPGPNWLPLPGHGQSRARPRGRALGSRRRRVEPRAKRGAREVDGPAARRPPGLSGFAMPPWGAALALILAVLALLGLLGPRLRGPWGRAVGERTLPGAQDRDDEEADGGGPADQFSDGSEPLPGGCSLVCKPSALAQCLLRALRRSAVLEPGPRSWLSGPHVQTLCHFILPVVPGPELAREYLQLADDGLVALDWVVGPCVRGRRITSAGGLPAVLLVIPNAWGRLTRNVLGLCLLALERGYYPVIFHRRGHHGCPLVSPRLQPFGDPSDLKEAVTYIRFRHPAAPLFAVSEGSGSALLLSYLGECGSSSYVTGAACISPVLRCREWFETGLPWPYERGFLLHQKITLSRYATALEDTVDTSRLFRSRSLREFEEALFCHTKSFPISWDTYWDRNDPLRDVDEAAVPVLCICSADDPVCGPPDHTLTTELFHSNPYFFLLLSRHGGHCGFLRQEPLPAWSHEVILESFRALTEFFRMEERMKGLSRHRASFLGSRRRGGALQRREVSSSSNLEEIFSWKRSYTR; encoded by the exons ATGACAGTCTGGTCCCCAAGCCTCGGCCTCCAGTCTCCCCACGTCTCTATGGCCAACACCGCTCTCCCCGGCTCGtgccctccccactcccttccgGCTGCCGGCGTGCCCTCCCTCCCTGGTGGCAGCGGCTCCTCTCACCCTCTGCTCCCACTTGTTGCAATTGCTGTACAAAGGGCCGGGGCAGAGGTGGGGGCCGGGCGAGGGCAGCCGGGCCCGAACTGGCTGCCTCTGCCGGGCCACGGCCAATCCAGAGCGCGCCCGCGCGGGAGGGCCCTGGGCAGCCGCCGCCGGCGGGTGGAGCCGCGGGCAAAGCGCGGAGCTCGTGAAGTAGACGGCCctgccgcccgccgcccgcccggGCTCTCTGGCTTCGCCATGCCGCCGTGGGGCGCCGCCCTCGCGCTCATCTTGGCTGTGCTCGCCCTGCTCGGCCTGCTTGGCCCGCGGCTCCGGGGACCCTGGGGGCGCGCCGTCGGAGAGAGGACCCTGCCGGGGGCCCAAGACCGGGACGACGAGGAGGCGGACGGCGGAGGCCCCGCGGACCAGTTCAGTGACGGGAGCGAACCACTGCCGGGCGGGTGCAGCCTTGTCTGCAAGCCGTCGGCCCTGGCCCAGTGCCTGCTGCGCGCGCTGCGGCGCTCGGCGGTGCTGGAGCCCGGCCCGCGCTCTTGGCTCTCCGGGCCCCACGTGCAGACCCTCTGTCACTTCATCCTGCCCGTGGTGCCTGGGCCTGAGCTGGCCCGGGAGTACCTGCAGTTGGCGGACGATGGGCTAGTGGCCCTGGACTGGGTGGTGGGACCTTGTGTTAGGGGCCGCCGGATCACCAGCGCCGGGGGCCTTCCTGCGGTGCTTCTGGTGATCCCCAATGCGTGGGGTCGCCTCACCCGCAACGTGCTCGGCCTCTGCTTGCTCGCCCTGGAGCGCGGCTACTACCCGGTCATCTTCCATCGTCGCGGCCACCACGGCTGCCCACTGGTCAGCCCCCGGCTGCAGCCTTTCGGGGACCCGTCCGACCTCAAGGAGGCGGTCACATACATCCGCTTCCGACACCCGGCGGCGCCGCTGTTCGCGGTGAGTGAAGGCTCGGGCTCGGCGCTGCTACTGTCCTACCTGGGCGAGTGCGGCTCCTCCAGCTACGTGACAGGCGCCGCCTGCATCTCGCCCGTGCTGCGCTGCCGTGAGTGGTTCGAGACCGGCCTACCCTGGCCCTACGAGCGGGGCTTTCTGCTCCACCAGAAGATCACTCTCAGCAG GTATGCCACAGCCCTGGAGGACACTGTGGACACCAGCAGACTGTTCAGGAGCCGTTCCCTTCGAGAGTTTGAGGAGGCTCTCTTCTGCCACACCAAAAGCTTCCCCATCAGCTGGGATACCTACTGGGACCGCAACGACCCCCTCCGGGATGTGGACGAGGCGGCCGTGCCTGTGCTATGTATCTGCAGTGCTGACGACCCCGTGTGTGGACCCCCAGACCACACTCTGACCACTGAACTCTTCCACAGCAACCCCTACTTCTTCCTCCTGCTCAGTCGCCACGGAGGCCACTGTGGCTTCCTGCGCCAGGAGCCCTTGCCAGCCTGGAGCCACGAGGTCATCTTGGAGTCCTTCCGGGCCTTGACTGAGTTCTTCCGAATGGAGGAGAGGATGAAAGGGCTGAGCAGGCACAGAGCTTCCTTCCTTGGGAGCCGTCGTCGCGGGGGAGCCTTGCAGAGGCGAGAGGTCTCTTCCTCTTCCAACCTGGAGGAGATCTTTAGCTGGAAGCGATCATACACAAGATGA